One stretch of Cervus canadensis isolate Bull #8, Minnesota chromosome 5, ASM1932006v1, whole genome shotgun sequence DNA includes these proteins:
- the LOC122442075 gene encoding 40S ribosomal protein S24-like, translated as MNDTVTIRTRKFMTNRLLQRKQMVIDVLHPGKAAVPKAEIWEKLAKMYKTTPDVIFVFGFRTHFSGGKTTGFGMIYDSLDYAKKNEPKHRLARHGLYEKKKTSRTQRKERKNRMKKVRGTAKANVGAGKK; from the coding sequence ATGAACGACACAGTAACTATCCGAACCAGGAAGTTTATGACCAACCGACTGCTGCAGCGGAAACAAATGGTCATTGATGTTCTTCACCCTGGAAAGGCAGCAGTACCTAAAGCAGAAATTTGGGAAAAACTGGCCAAAATGTACAAGACCACACCAGATGTCATCTTTGTATTTGGATTCAGAACCCATTTCAGTGGAGGCAAGACAACTGGCTTCGGCATGATTTACGATTCCTTGGATTACGCGAAGAAGAATGAGCCCAAACACAGGCTTGCAAGACATGGCCTgtatgagaagaaaaagacctcAAGAACACAGCGAAAAGAACGCaagaacagaatgaagaaagtCAGGGGGACTGCAAAGGCCAATGTTGGTGCTGGCAAAAAGTGA